In Streptococcus uberis, a single window of DNA contains:
- a CDS encoding Asp23/Gls24 family envelope stress response protein, whose amino-acid sequence MLSENIGEIVISPRVLEVITGIAATQVEGVYSLHNKKMSDSFNKASLGKGVYLRTEEDGTVNADIYVYLQYGVKVPTVSMAIQKAVKAAVYDMAEVTISSVNIHVEGIVPEKTPKPDLKSLFEEDFLDD is encoded by the coding sequence ATGTTAAGTGAAAATATTGGTGAAATTGTTATTTCACCTCGTGTTCTTGAAGTAATAACTGGGATTGCTGCAACTCAAGTTGAAGGAGTCTATTCACTTCATAACAAAAAAATGTCAGACTCTTTCAATAAAGCTAGTCTAGGTAAAGGGGTTTACTTACGTACGGAAGAAGATGGTACAGTTAATGCTGACATCTATGTTTATCTTCAATATGGCGTAAAAGTACCAACAGTCTCAATGGCTATTCAAAAAGCAGTCAAAGCAGCTGTCTATGATATGGCAGAAGTGACCATTTCTTCCGTTAATATTCATGTTGAAGGTATTGTTCCTGAAAAAACACCTAAACCAGACTTGAAATCACTTTTTGAAGAGGATTTCTTGGATGACTAA
- a CDS encoding LacI family DNA-binding transcriptional regulator: MVAKLTDVAELAGVSPTTVSRVINKKGYLSQKTIDKVKKAMKELGYQPNNLARSLQGKSAQLIGLIFPNISNIFYAELIEYLEIELFKAGYKTIICNSEHDPQKEKEYLEMLAANQVDGIISSSHNLGIEDYERVEAPIVAFDRNLAPNIPIISSDNFQGGKLAAQTLQKYKCQKIIMITGNDNSDSPTGLRQLGFSYQLKKTAEVIKLPNHLSTIRREMEIKSILASRQPDGIFASDDLTAILIMKVATQLGLNVPNDLKLIGYDGTRFIENYFPQLTTIKQPIEEIAKLTVEVLLKKIAKEKTSKDYILPITLLPGSSI, from the coding sequence GTGGTCGCTAAACTTACTGATGTGGCAGAATTAGCTGGTGTAAGTCCAACTACCGTTTCACGAGTGATTAATAAAAAGGGATACCTTTCTCAGAAAACCATTGATAAGGTAAAAAAAGCGATGAAAGAGTTGGGCTATCAACCCAACAACCTAGCCAGAAGCTTACAAGGAAAATCAGCCCAATTAATTGGACTCATTTTTCCAAATATCAGTAACATCTTCTATGCTGAGTTAATTGAGTATTTAGAGATTGAACTCTTCAAAGCCGGTTATAAAACCATTATCTGCAACAGTGAACACGATCCTCAAAAAGAAAAAGAATACCTGGAGATGTTAGCAGCCAATCAAGTTGACGGCATCATCTCATCCAGCCACAACCTTGGAATTGAAGATTACGAGCGCGTTGAAGCACCTATTGTTGCTTTTGATAGAAATCTTGCACCCAATATTCCAATCATTTCATCGGATAACTTCCAAGGAGGAAAATTGGCGGCACAGACCTTGCAGAAATATAAATGCCAAAAAATCATCATGATTACAGGTAATGACAACTCAGACTCACCAACAGGACTTCGACAACTTGGATTTTCCTATCAACTCAAAAAAACAGCTGAAGTCATCAAGCTCCCTAACCATCTCTCAACTATCAGACGTGAAATGGAAATTAAATCAATCTTAGCCAGCCGACAACCCGATGGCATCTTTGCTTCGGATGATTTAACAGCAATTTTAATCATGAAAGTTGCAACTCAACTGGGTTTAAATGTACCAAACGACCTGAAATTAATAGGCTATGACGGTACTCGTTTTATCGAAAATTATTTTCCACAATTAACAACAATCAAACAACCTATTGAAGAAATAGCTAAATTAACTGTTGAAGTTCTGCTTAAAAAAATCGCTAAAGAAAAGACTAGCAAAGATTATATCTTACCAATCACCTTATTACCTGGTTCGAGTATTTAG
- the nusB gene encoding transcription antitermination factor NusB: MTNSFENSRRDLRERAFQALFNMEHGGDFLSASQFAYDYDKVSDQEHDIPAFLLTLVNGVVNHKDELDAIIKEHLKAGWSIERLTLTDRTMLRLGLYEIKFFEETPDRVALNEIIEIAKKYSDETSAKFINGLLSQFVSDSE; encoded by the coding sequence ATGACTAATAGTTTTGAAAATTCAAGAAGAGATTTACGTGAACGTGCCTTTCAAGCTCTATTTAATATGGAACACGGAGGCGATTTTCTAAGCGCCTCACAGTTTGCCTATGACTATGATAAGGTTTCTGATCAAGAACATGATATCCCAGCATTTTTATTAACCTTGGTTAATGGAGTTGTTAATCATAAAGATGAGCTTGATGCCATTATCAAAGAGCACTTAAAAGCGGGTTGGTCTATTGAACGTTTGACTTTAACAGATAGAACCATGTTACGCCTGGGCCTCTATGAAATTAAATTTTTCGAAGAGACTCCTGACCGTGTGGCTTTGAATGAAATTATTGAAATTGCTAAAAAATATTCTGATGAAACGTCAGCTAAATTTATAAACGGTTTGCTGAGTCAGTTTGTATCAGATTCTGAATAA
- a CDS encoding deoxycytidylate deaminase yields MTKRLSWQDYFMANAELISKRSTCDRAYVGAVLVKDNRIIATGYNGGVSATDNCDEAGHYMEDGHCIRTVHAEMNALIQCAKEGISTDGTEIYVTHFPCINCTKALLQAGIKKITYKAHYRPHPFAIELMEKKGVAYVQHDVPTIVLGDQEIKNS; encoded by the coding sequence ATGACAAAAAGATTATCTTGGCAAGATTATTTCATGGCAAATGCCGAATTGATTTCCAAACGGTCAACCTGCGACCGAGCTTATGTTGGTGCGGTACTTGTCAAAGACAACCGAATTATAGCTACAGGATATAATGGTGGGGTTTCCGCAACGGATAACTGTGATGAAGCCGGGCATTATATGGAGGATGGGCATTGTATTCGAACCGTACATGCTGAAATGAACGCTTTAATACAGTGTGCTAAAGAGGGTATTTCAACAGATGGAACAGAAATTTATGTGACGCATTTTCCATGTATCAACTGCACCAAGGCCTTACTCCAAGCTGGTATCAAAAAAATAACTTATAAAGCCCATTATAGACCTCACCCTTTTGCAATTGAATTGATGGAGAAAAAAGGAGTGGCCTATGTACAACATGATGTCCCAACAATCGTACTTGGAGACCAAGAGATAAAAAACTCCTAA
- the efp gene encoding elongation factor P, whose translation MIEASKLRAGMTFESEGKLIRVLEASHHKPGKGNTIMRMKLRDVRTGSTFDTTYRPDEKFEQAIIETVPAQYLYKMDDTAYFMNTETYDQYEIPVVNVEQELLYILENSDVKIQFYGSEVIGVTVPTTVELTVTETQPSIKGATVTGSGKPATLETGLVVNVPDFIEAGQKLVINTAEGTYVSRA comes from the coding sequence ATGATTGAAGCAAGTAAGCTTAGAGCAGGTATGACTTTTGAATCTGAAGGGAAATTAATCCGTGTATTAGAAGCAAGTCACCACAAACCAGGAAAAGGGAACACAATCATGCGTATGAAATTACGTGATGTTCGTACAGGTTCTACTTTTGATACGACTTACCGTCCTGATGAAAAATTTGAACAAGCTATTATCGAGACTGTTCCAGCACAATATTTATATAAAATGGACGACACAGCTTACTTCATGAACACAGAAACATATGATCAATATGAAATTCCAGTCGTAAATGTTGAGCAAGAATTGCTTTATATCTTGGAAAATTCTGATGTTAAAATCCAATTTTACGGTTCAGAAGTGATTGGTGTAACTGTTCCAACTACTGTTGAATTGACTGTTACAGAAACGCAACCATCTATCAAAGGGGCGACTGTTACAGGTTCCGGAAAACCTGCAACTCTTGAAACAGGTTTAGTGGTTAACGTTCCAGACTTTATCGAAGCAGGACAAAAATTGGTCATTAACACTGCTGAAGGTACTTACGTTTCTCGTGCTTAA